From a region of the Aeoliella mucimassa genome:
- a CDS encoding DUF4261 domain-containing protein, which translates to MGVVIAFVPVAAGARLSRAAFAADLATWENMVDQPRIEKQDKTLSFSYGDRFAVVGMMPASIPADELEGPVATSWLWPDAEMELAAQRGHLLVTVGSTDESDDPIALRKFLTQVVASVLATTDQALGVYVGEAGMVVSRELYLQIAREMLPRDVPLPLWIDFRVGPVDFDSGLSYGFTDGLEELGHMELVTENASESPGELRERMMSLADYLLSNGPVIRDGHTVGADSEEKITVRYRSSPFGHDSQVMGLDYSTKRRRTRNSTKQKRSWFSR; encoded by the coding sequence ATGGGGGTAGTGATCGCGTTTGTGCCGGTTGCGGCCGGTGCGCGACTTTCGCGTGCGGCTTTCGCAGCCGATCTGGCAACCTGGGAGAACATGGTTGACCAGCCACGGATTGAGAAGCAAGACAAGACACTTTCGTTTTCGTATGGCGATAGGTTTGCCGTCGTAGGGATGATGCCCGCGTCGATTCCCGCCGACGAATTGGAAGGTCCTGTTGCAACAAGTTGGCTCTGGCCCGACGCCGAGATGGAGCTGGCTGCTCAGCGAGGTCATCTATTGGTAACCGTCGGCTCGACCGATGAGTCGGACGATCCGATCGCGCTTCGTAAGTTCCTTACCCAAGTGGTTGCTTCGGTGCTCGCGACCACCGATCAAGCGTTAGGGGTCTACGTCGGTGAAGCTGGCATGGTTGTCAGTCGCGAGTTGTACTTGCAGATCGCCCGCGAGATGCTGCCGCGCGACGTGCCGTTGCCGCTGTGGATTGATTTTCGCGTGGGGCCGGTCGACTTCGACAGCGGTTTATCCTATGGTTTCACCGACGGCCTGGAAGAACTCGGGCACATGGAATTGGTCACCGAAAACGCAAGCGAATCGCCCGGCGAGTTGCGCGAACGGATGATGAGCCTGGCCGACTACCTGCTCTCGAACGGTCCCGTGATCCGCGACGGCCACACGGTCGGCGCCGACTCGGAAGAGAAGATCACCGTCCGGTATCGCTCGTCGCCATTCGGGCACGACAGCCAAGTGATGGGGCTCGACTACTCCACCAAACGACGCCGCACCCGCAACTCGACAAAACAGAAGCGTAGCTGGTTCAGCCGATAG